A section of the Thermococcus sp. 21S7 genome encodes:
- a CDS encoding polyprenyl synthetase family protein, which produces MGKYDELFARVKGMARNVDGVIFELLPEREPKNLYDASRHYPLAGGKRVRPFVVLRAAEAVGGDPEKALYPAAAVEFIHNYSLVHDDIMDMDELRRGRPTVHKVWGVNMAILAGDLLFSKAFEAIAKADVNPEKKARILDVLVRTSNMLCEGQALDIEFETREEVTVEEYLTMISGKTGALFEGSAEIGAIVGTDNEEYIKALAKWGMNVGIAFQIWDDVLDLIADEEKLGKPVGSDIRKGKKTLIVSHFFDHASEEDKAEFLKVFGKYAGDAKGDALIHDEKVKEEVAKAIELLRKYGSIDYAAEYAKNLVREANEALKVLPASEARKDLELLAEFLVEREF; this is translated from the coding sequence ATGGGAAAGTACGATGAGCTCTTCGCAAGGGTTAAGGGGATGGCAAGGAACGTTGACGGCGTTATATTCGAGCTCCTCCCGGAGAGGGAGCCCAAGAACCTCTACGACGCATCCAGACACTACCCGCTCGCAGGTGGAAAGCGCGTCCGACCTTTCGTGGTTCTCCGCGCCGCCGAGGCTGTGGGCGGCGACCCGGAAAAGGCGCTCTATCCAGCGGCCGCGGTCGAGTTCATCCACAACTACTCGCTGGTTCACGACGACATCATGGACATGGACGAGCTGAGGCGCGGAAGGCCGACCGTCCACAAGGTCTGGGGCGTCAACATGGCCATCCTCGCCGGCGACCTGCTGTTCTCCAAGGCTTTTGAGGCCATCGCCAAGGCCGATGTGAACCCGGAGAAGAAGGCTCGCATCCTCGACGTTCTTGTCAGAACCTCCAACATGCTCTGCGAGGGCCAGGCGCTCGACATAGAATTCGAGACGAGGGAGGAGGTTACGGTTGAGGAGTACCTCACGATGATTAGCGGCAAGACCGGGGCGCTCTTCGAGGGTTCGGCGGAGATAGGCGCAATAGTCGGCACCGATAACGAGGAGTACATCAAAGCCCTCGCCAAGTGGGGAATGAACGTTGGCATAGCCTTCCAGATATGGGACGACGTGCTCGACCTCATAGCCGACGAGGAGAAGCTCGGAAAGCCCGTCGGGAGCGACATAAGGAAGGGTAAGAAGACGCTGATAGTGAGCCACTTCTTCGACCACGCGAGCGAGGAGGATAAAGCCGAGTTCCTGAAGGTCTTCGGCAAGTACGCCGGCGATGCAAAGGGCGACGCGCTGATACACGACGAGAAGGTCAAGGAGGAAGTTGCCAAGGCTATCGAACTCCTCAGGAAGTACGGCAGCATAGACTATGCGGCGGAATACGCCAAGAACCTTGTCAGGGAGGCCAACGAAGCCCTGAAGGTTCTCCCTGCGAGCGAGGCAAGGAAGGACCTGGAGCTGCTCGCCGAGTTCCTCGTCGAGAGGGAGTTCTGA
- a CDS encoding MFS transporter → MGQSKWGVLIIMSAALFIMFIDTTMMNVSISALVSDLDTTVAGVQGAITLYALVMAAFMITGAKLADIWGTKKVFFRGLVIYTVGTLMAAFAPNLAVLLLGWSILEGIGASMMMPATVTYITKEYTGKDRAFAFGVWGGVGGAAAAFGPIIGGFFTTYITWRLGFFMEAFIAAGIFAYMKILSDYKPEKRIKLDVIGAALVGVGLFLLTLSVLIMDPLSNPPVLLLMVAGLVVLVAFWKYEEGRKGRGEDVLIDVDIFKSKVFTAANLVSIFFQITLAGIMFTIPVFVQQYLHYNAIQTGFVVVPLSIMMFIFSMSGQRFAKYLTPKQIIQLGIVLTFVGLYLVLRVLKPGVEGSDFAIGLALYGTGFGLIFSQITNLAMMGAKPEQQADASGIFNAQKQFGLSLGTAFIGAVLVLGVIHSITRQIYESGLFEGSKEQIKEAVIQWIIKMQQGELNVPPEYHDAVLKIVNNSFIDTMKVAVIFMMGILVISALLSFLLPKGERASL, encoded by the coding sequence ATGGGACAGTCAAAGTGGGGAGTTCTTATCATAATGAGCGCGGCGCTCTTCATAATGTTTATCGACACGACGATGATGAACGTTTCTATCAGCGCCCTTGTGAGTGACCTCGACACAACCGTGGCGGGCGTCCAAGGCGCGATAACGCTCTACGCCCTCGTCATGGCTGCCTTCATGATAACCGGCGCGAAGCTCGCCGACATCTGGGGAACAAAGAAGGTCTTCTTCAGGGGGCTGGTCATATACACCGTTGGAACGCTGATGGCCGCCTTCGCTCCAAACCTCGCGGTTCTTCTTCTCGGCTGGTCCATCCTTGAGGGCATCGGCGCCTCGATGATGATGCCCGCGACGGTTACGTACATCACCAAGGAGTACACGGGCAAGGACAGGGCCTTCGCCTTCGGCGTCTGGGGAGGCGTCGGCGGAGCGGCGGCGGCCTTCGGCCCGATAATAGGCGGTTTCTTCACGACATACATCACCTGGCGTCTTGGCTTCTTCATGGAGGCCTTCATCGCCGCGGGGATATTCGCCTACATGAAGATACTCTCCGACTACAAGCCTGAGAAGCGGATAAAGCTCGACGTTATCGGAGCGGCACTCGTTGGAGTGGGTCTGTTCCTGCTCACGCTCTCGGTGCTGATAATGGACCCCCTCTCCAATCCGCCGGTTCTGCTCCTCATGGTCGCCGGCCTGGTGGTTCTAGTCGCCTTCTGGAAGTACGAGGAGGGGAGGAAGGGCCGGGGCGAGGACGTGCTCATAGACGTTGACATCTTCAAGTCCAAGGTCTTCACCGCCGCCAACCTGGTGAGCATCTTCTTCCAGATAACCCTCGCGGGTATAATGTTCACGATTCCGGTTTTCGTTCAGCAGTACCTTCACTACAACGCCATCCAGACGGGCTTCGTCGTAGTCCCGCTCTCGATAATGATGTTCATCTTCTCCATGAGCGGGCAGAGGTTCGCGAAGTACCTCACGCCAAAGCAGATAATCCAGCTCGGCATAGTTCTGACCTTCGTTGGTCTCTACCTCGTCCTGCGCGTCCTGAAGCCTGGTGTGGAAGGTTCCGACTTCGCCATCGGCCTCGCCCTCTACGGCACCGGCTTCGGGCTGATATTCTCCCAGATAACTAACCTCGCCATGATGGGCGCCAAACCGGAACAGCAGGCGGACGCTTCTGGAATATTCAACGCCCAGAAGCAGTTCGGCCTGTCTCTCGGAACGGCCTTCATCGGTGCGGTTCTGGTTCTCGGTGTTATCCACAGCATAACCCGGCAGATTTACGAGTCCGGCCTCTTCGAGGGTAGCAAGGAGCAGATAAAGGAGGCGGTGATTCAGTGGATAATCAAGATGCAGCAGGGCGAGCTGAACGTTCCGCCGGAATACCACGACGCGGTGCTTAAAATCGTGAACAACTCCTTCATAGACACGATGAAGGTTGCGGTGATCTTCATGATGGGCATACTTGTCATCAGCGCCCTGCTCTCGTTCCTCCTGCCGAAGGGTGAAAGGGCCTCCTTGTGA
- a CDS encoding cupin domain-containing protein, whose protein sequence is MPKTFNFEEEWSKSPGEAIEVLDIGGDIQVGILTMPPRSRLPEEGFSIHDEYHEFAYVVDGDVILVTNGDRFPASTGEFVYNEPGTPHYTLNNTNRPARILWMLIRK, encoded by the coding sequence ATGCCAAAGACGTTTAATTTTGAGGAGGAATGGTCAAAGAGTCCGGGGGAGGCAATAGAAGTTCTCGACATCGGCGGGGACATTCAGGTGGGGATACTCACAATGCCGCCCCGCTCACGGCTTCCTGAGGAGGGGTTCAGCATTCACGATGAGTACCATGAGTTTGCCTACGTTGTGGACGGAGACGTCATCCTGGTAACCAACGGAGACCGGTTCCCGGCAAGCACTGGGGAGTTCGTCTACAATGAACCAGGCACCCCCCACTACACACTAAACAACACTAACAGACCGGCCAGAATCCTGTGGATGCTCATCAGAAAATAA
- a CDS encoding hydantoinase/oxoprolinase family protein: MGYRLGVDIGGAFTDLVGYDAETGDFVWVKGETTPSEPSAGVLNTIKKSGLDMSRVIMVIHGQTLVINSIITRDGARVGLLTTWGHRDILELQRANRRDMYNFRYKKPKPFVPRYLSIEIDERILGDGSELKPLRADEVRGAVKRLLNAGVESICISFLNSYANPSHEIEAARISQDVLKEEGLEGLPVTMAHEITREWGEYERTNTAVLNAFVKPKMVRYLSILEREIRGMGYGGSFFSMLSNGGMASFGFVKEFPIYSIESGPIAGVIGGIAIAELLGEKNVIILDGGSTTTKASLVENLTPKVHSEYFVGRDKFNPGYPVKVPVIEIEEVGNGGTSVAWIDEVGNLRVGPMAMGADPGPACYGKGGTEPTVTDAYVVNGLINPEYLLGGEMKIYRDLAVDAVGKIADHYGISVEEAAEGIVRIANENAANAIRIISVQKGYDPREFSLIAHGGSGPMFAPFIAEDLEIRKIIIPTIPPGVFSAWGMLLTDIRHDVIVTNVVKVEAGNVDSINRTYSEVDKRVTRIFEEEEGISAGELTVFHYADMRYKGQEHTVKVPIKTGTLEESDIPDIIEKFHVYHERAYSFRLPDSPVEIVNFHGVGIVKVRRPAIREVDAEGLSLDDAVKEHRNVFIHGDFVDMPVLDRRKIPVETGIEGPAILEDPTSTVLVLENQELVRDRYGNIIIRRG; encoded by the coding sequence ATGGGATATCGATTGGGTGTTGATATAGGGGGGGCTTTTACGGATTTGGTTGGATACGACGCTGAAACCGGCGATTTCGTCTGGGTTAAGGGGGAAACAACGCCGTCGGAGCCGTCGGCGGGTGTTTTGAATACTATAAAAAAGAGCGGCTTGGATATGTCCCGGGTAATCATGGTCATCCATGGTCAGACCCTCGTCATAAATTCTATTATAACGCGGGATGGGGCAAGGGTTGGACTGCTAACCACGTGGGGGCACAGGGACATTCTTGAGCTCCAGAGGGCGAACAGGAGGGACATGTACAATTTCAGATACAAAAAGCCCAAACCCTTCGTCCCGAGGTACCTGAGTATAGAGATTGATGAGAGGATACTGGGCGATGGCAGTGAGCTGAAGCCCCTAAGGGCGGACGAAGTACGGGGGGCGGTGAAGCGGCTTCTCAATGCTGGGGTGGAGTCGATATGCATCAGCTTTCTTAACTCCTACGCGAATCCCTCCCATGAGATTGAAGCTGCCAGAATCTCCCAGGATGTTCTGAAGGAGGAGGGGCTTGAGGGCCTCCCCGTGACGATGGCACACGAGATTACCCGGGAGTGGGGTGAGTACGAGCGCACAAACACCGCTGTTCTTAACGCGTTTGTGAAGCCGAAGATGGTTAGGTACCTTTCCATTCTTGAGAGGGAGATACGGGGCATGGGGTACGGGGGATCTTTCTTTTCCATGCTGTCCAACGGAGGAATGGCATCCTTTGGCTTTGTCAAAGAGTTTCCGATATACTCAATAGAGTCCGGCCCAATCGCGGGTGTCATTGGGGGTATAGCGATAGCCGAACTCCTGGGCGAAAAGAACGTGATAATCCTCGACGGGGGCAGCACCACGACCAAGGCCAGCCTTGTCGAGAACCTGACACCAAAGGTTCACAGTGAATATTTCGTTGGGCGCGATAAGTTCAATCCCGGCTACCCCGTGAAGGTCCCGGTCATAGAGATTGAGGAGGTTGGAAACGGCGGAACGAGTGTGGCATGGATTGATGAAGTCGGGAACCTCAGGGTCGGTCCAATGGCAATGGGTGCAGACCCGGGGCCCGCGTGCTACGGCAAGGGTGGAACCGAACCAACGGTTACCGATGCTTACGTGGTGAACGGCCTAATAAACCCCGAGTATCTCCTGGGCGGTGAGATGAAGATATACAGAGACCTGGCGGTGGATGCCGTAGGAAAGATAGCTGACCATTACGGCATCTCTGTGGAGGAGGCCGCCGAGGGGATAGTCAGGATTGCCAACGAGAACGCGGCGAACGCCATACGAATAATCTCTGTGCAGAAAGGTTATGATCCAAGGGAGTTCTCTTTAATAGCCCACGGTGGCTCGGGCCCGATGTTTGCGCCGTTTATAGCGGAGGATCTGGAGATTAGAAAAATAATAATCCCGACGATACCCCCAGGAGTCTTCTCGGCGTGGGGGATGCTGCTTACCGACATAAGACACGACGTGATAGTCACCAACGTTGTCAAAGTTGAGGCCGGGAACGTGGACAGTATAAACAGAACGTATTCCGAGGTCGATAAAAGGGTAACCAGGATATTTGAGGAGGAGGAAGGCATCAGTGCCGGGGAGCTGACGGTTTTCCACTATGCGGACATGAGGTACAAGGGTCAGGAACACACCGTTAAGGTGCCGATAAAGACTGGAACCCTCGAAGAGAGCGACATTCCGGACATCATTGAAAAGTTCCACGTATACCATGAAAGGGCATACAGCTTTAGGCTTCCGGACAGTCCCGTGGAGATAGTCAATTTCCATGGGGTGGGAATCGTAAAGGTCAGAAGGCCGGCGATACGTGAAGTCGACGCCGAGGGTCTTTCTCTGGATGATGCCGTTAAGGAGCACAGAAACGTCTTCATACACGGCGATTTCGTCGATATGCCGGTCCTCGACAGGAGGAAGATACCGGTGGAGACGGGGATTGAAGGACCTGCCATTCTTGAGGATCCTACCTCAACGGTCCTCGTTCTTGAGAACCAAGAACTCGTGAGGGATCGGTATGGCAACATTATTATCCGGAGGGGGTGA
- a CDS encoding hydantoinase B/oxoprolinase family protein produces MSADPFTLEVIKNGLVVANEEMFQAFARTAKSPVIYEVLDFAVGMTDSEGNLIAQAPGVPAFSGVLDFAAREVLDKWGDSLHPGDVIVSNVPYESGTHLNDVTLALPVFYRDELIGVILNKGHWTEVGGMAFGSWNPNATEIYQEGIQLPCVKLYSEGKPNRDVIDIILENSRLPEYTLGDMEAQAASMKVAEKRIQALIEKYGVDNVLLAMRKLLEDGRKYALMKLKELPKGEFEAEDYIDGSIAGTEEPLYVRAKITITDEDVTVDFTGSAEQVMSPINSPYPATVSGVREVYMAITDPHAYPNGGFFSPLKIIAPKGTVFHPIKPAPTSTDWEAIAFATDLVWKALAPHIPEKLTAGHFLSIIATIVGGINDRTGEPFAIVEPQPGGWGAGHDMDGTSGLVACGDGETYIASSEVYERNFPVLVERYMLNVEDGAGHGKHRGGFGVIREYRILNSQALVTIQVGRHDFPPWGVDGGLPGPGNRVVVYRDGRGEEIRRISAELLKRGDLISIRTSGGGGWGNPLERAPELVLEDYRNDLISLEAAREIYGVVIDPQRMEVDWERTRSLREKVGGSVNGL; encoded by the coding sequence ATGAGCGCGGACCCATTCACTTTGGAAGTTATAAAGAACGGTCTCGTTGTTGCCAACGAGGAGATGTTCCAGGCATTTGCAAGGACCGCCAAGAGCCCTGTTATCTACGAGGTCCTAGATTTTGCCGTTGGGATGACGGATTCCGAAGGTAACCTGATTGCACAGGCACCCGGCGTCCCCGCGTTCTCTGGGGTTCTCGACTTTGCCGCTAGGGAGGTTCTGGATAAATGGGGGGATTCCCTCCATCCGGGGGATGTTATCGTCAGCAACGTGCCCTATGAATCCGGAACGCACCTGAACGATGTCACACTTGCCCTGCCGGTCTTTTACAGGGACGAGCTGATAGGCGTGATACTCAACAAGGGACATTGGACCGAAGTGGGCGGCATGGCCTTTGGAAGCTGGAACCCCAATGCCACGGAGATATACCAGGAGGGAATTCAGCTCCCCTGCGTCAAACTGTACAGTGAGGGGAAGCCCAACAGGGACGTTATAGATATAATCCTTGAGAACTCCCGCCTGCCGGAGTACACGCTCGGGGACATGGAGGCCCAGGCGGCATCCATGAAGGTCGCGGAGAAGAGGATACAGGCTCTCATTGAGAAATACGGTGTTGACAACGTCCTCCTTGCCATGAGAAAGCTTCTGGAGGATGGAAGGAAGTATGCCCTAATGAAACTCAAAGAACTGCCGAAGGGGGAATTCGAGGCCGAGGATTACATAGACGGCTCCATCGCTGGGACTGAGGAGCCCCTCTACGTGAGGGCAAAAATCACGATAACGGATGAAGACGTTACCGTGGACTTTACCGGCAGTGCGGAGCAGGTGATGAGTCCCATAAATTCCCCATATCCCGCCACGGTCTCGGGGGTCAGGGAGGTATACATGGCGATTACTGATCCGCATGCCTATCCGAACGGGGGATTCTTTAGCCCCTTGAAGATTATAGCACCAAAGGGTACGGTTTTCCACCCCATAAAACCTGCACCAACATCAACGGACTGGGAGGCAATAGCCTTTGCCACCGATTTGGTCTGGAAGGCGCTGGCACCGCATATCCCAGAGAAGCTGACCGCAGGGCATTTCCTCTCCATAATAGCAACGATAGTCGGTGGTATCAACGACCGGACCGGCGAACCTTTTGCAATAGTCGAGCCCCAGCCCGGAGGATGGGGCGCGGGCCATGACATGGACGGAACGAGTGGGCTCGTGGCTTGCGGGGATGGGGAGACGTATATAGCATCGTCGGAAGTCTACGAGAGGAACTTCCCGGTTCTCGTTGAGAGATACATGCTGAACGTTGAGGACGGCGCTGGACACGGAAAGCACCGGGGCGGCTTCGGCGTTATCAGGGAGTACAGAATACTGAACAGTCAGGCCCTGGTTACGATCCAGGTGGGCAGACACGACTTCCCACCTTGGGGTGTGGACGGAGGTCTCCCCGGCCCGGGAAACAGGGTCGTTGTCTATCGTGATGGCAGGGGGGAGGAGATACGCAGAATCTCTGCGGAGTTGCTGAAACGGGGAGATTTGATAAGCATCAGAACCTCCGGCGGAGGGGGCTGGGGGAACCCATTGGAAAGGGCCCCGGAGCTTGTTCTGGAGGACTACAGGAATGATCTCATCTCCCTTGAAGCTGCCAGGGAAATCTATGGCGTTGTCATTGATCCGCAGAGGATGGAGGTCGATTGGGAACGGACTAGATCGCTCAGAGAGAAAGTGGGAGGCAGCGTTAATGGATTATAG